CACATGAATGTAACACTTTTCCCTTGCCTAACCACTCTTGAATTGGCAAACAAGATTTTATACAGCAGATCCTGGTGATTTCTGGCTGTACCTGCCTTAATACTTGCAATGGCCGACACAGAATCACTACATGTTACTATTTTGTTAACCCTACCCCGTTCAGCCCATTCTAATGCCATCAATATGGCAAACAATTCAACCGCATACACACTTAAACAATCCGATGTTCTCTTGCTAATTCCCACTTGGTAACTAGGCacagcaactgcagcccctgtcGCATCTGTCTGCGGATCCTTTGATCCATCTGTAAAATTCTGAACACTGCCTTTATACTTACAGTCCCTATAGCTATAATATGCACTAAGTAAGTCAGCATTCTTATTACTATGCTTAATCTTAAGTAATTCCAGATCTACCCCCACACTTTCTAACTCCCAGACAGGTCTAACAGGCCACACCACATTTTGCCAAAAAGCATCATATACTCCCATATCTCTTGCCACTTGATCACCTGCCCATCCAAAACTTGATTTTtccatcctctccttctcccagcttGTCTGCAGTACCCTTTTTGTTGGATGACTATCTCCATGCCCCCTTAGATTAACCCAGTAGTTAGCCACCAGCTGTTTCCGACGCAACCACAGTGGCATTTCACCTGCTTCCACGTGGGAGTGCGCACACTGGGGAAGTTTTAACTGCTCCTAAACACACTCGTAAAGCCCGAGCTTGTATAACATCTAGGTCCGCCAGCACCGATTTTGCTGCTGATCCATATACGATACTTCCATAGTCTAATCTTGATCTAATTAAggttacataaatatatttcagaaatgctaTATCAGCTCCCCACTCCAATCCTGCAAGACACCTGAGTTCAGTGGCTGAACCAAGAAAGTGTACTTAACTTaggagctggagaggagcgCCCAGACGGTGAAGCCTGGGAAGTAAcgggaaacagcctctactgcgcTTGTTCACGGCAGGGCGAGTTATTTTGAGAACAGGAGGAAtcatttaatacattaaaatgtgccGGATGATTTGTGATGATTTTGCGTTCCAACCTCGATGCACTAATATTATTTTTACCGCGCCACTACtacaagtacatttttatttatttatcacaaaCTGTCTTTTTGCTTCATCGTATCTAGGCATCTTAGCATCAACCATTGAAGAAAACTAGCAACAGACACGTCGGATTCTCTTGAATATATCGAAAAAGACCCATTAGTCCATTGAGATACAAACCATCAGAAATACAAAGGACAAGGGTACAGCTCACTCAAAATCAAATACGTTGGCATAagtttcacttatttatttattgctgagCATGTGATGAGAATCTGTGATGATCCCAGAACAGAAAAGGCCTGACACAGTAAGCTGAGTATAAAATGTGATCAAACTGTTCTACTCTGTGCCACATAAGTGTAACTTAATTGCACAGCAGGGGCAGTAAATTCAATGATTTTGCTCAATGTTCCCCCCAGTTTTACTCCTCACTAGGAGTGAGTAAGTATGTGTTTCTGAAGAACATGATTCTGAGAGAAACTCTTGCCGCACAGCATGCATCCGTACGGTTTCTCCCCGGTGTGCACACTCTGGTGAGTCTTGAGATTGCACAGTTGggcaaagctcttcccacactcgtcacagctgtgcggtttctctcctgtgtggacCCTTCGGTGAGTCTTCAGGCTGCTCAGTTTGGCAAAGGtcttcccacactcgtcacagctgtgcggtttctctcctgtgtgcacaCTCTGGTGAGACTTGAGACTGCTTTTAGCGGTGAAACCCTTTCCGCACAGGATGCAACTGAACCGTTTCCCCCCGTGATGGGTCACATGGTGTTGCTTAAGGGAGTCGGCGCCATCAAAGAGTTTCCCACAAAGTTTGCAAAGCAAGCGCTTCTCCCCAGCGTGGACTCTCTGGTGATGCTTAAGAACGTGAAGATAGGCAAAGCTCTTATGCTGGATGCTGGAGTAAGCAAAAGCTTTGCCGCTCTCCGAACAGCCGAAACGTTTCCCCGTGCCGTGCTGCTTCTCCTCGTGCGTCTGCAGCTCGAGAGCATCCGGGAACGTCTTACCGCAGCACGTGCAGATTAACTCCTCCCGTCCCTCGATTCTCTGGCAACTCTCTGCTTCTGCCGACGTGTTGAAACTCTCCTCGCACAGGGTGCTTCCAGCACGCTGTCCCGGAGAACCCAGAGGGACCGCCATCTCTGCCGAAATGGCATCAGGCGCCCTGCtggggcggccattttgttcctGCTCGAGGTGTGACGTTGGGCCCTCGTTCTTCTCAGAGCACAGCCTCCAAGAAGCTCTGAAATGGCGAGGAGAGAATCGGTCGTTTGACCGCGCACCTCCGGGCTCCGAGCTTCCTCTGTGCTGTCGGAGCATTTCCTGAACCTTTCCCGATCTGGTGGGCTTGCTCCACGCGCACTGGACCTCCAGCCCCTCTCCAGATCCTGGCAGGGGGTGTCCAGGGGTGAGAGGCTCCCCGTCGGGCTCCTGCTTCAGTTCGGCTTGCAGCCCCTTCTCTGGGTCTCCTGCAGGGCAGGGCTGCAtgtgcagctcctcctcctcctcacagagGGGTCCTTCACCACCGTTAGCAGCAGCTACGGCTGCCTCTGATGTGCCTGCGCAAAAATACAGCTATCTTGAAATTTAAACTGCTGTTAATTGGTAACAATGCACAATAATATGACTGGATTAGCCATGATGGCCTTAGCGATTACAATCAGTGAAACctaattacaaatatattattaatcCCCACAGGAAATTACCACAGCTAGTCTCCTCAAAGATTTTCTGTtctgcctgtgattggctcgtCTTTGGGTCCTCTTCCAGCCAATCCTTGCTGAGCGGCACAGATTCTGACCAATCCTGCTCCCCGTCTTCAGgctgacaaacaggaagtgtgaagaACACAAGCAAATCAAAGCCTTTAAGACCAGCATTTCTTCTTCTGAAcctgcctctcccccacccaaacaccaaCAGGAACCACTGTCTGTGGACAAATGTTTTCATCACCTCACTTTACTacagtgcccacacacacacagacacaaggctAAATACAACATGTgatgggtgattaggcctggctcacagttggctttccaactatGGACTTTGCTGTGTTCCCGGGCGTaatgccatgctgaaacaggaaagggccttccccaaactgtccagaatgtgattgtataaaataaccCTTTACTAAACTAgcccaaaccaagaaaaacagccccagaccaagaaTTGTCATATAGTGCACTTAAGAACCATCACTTCACTGTGCCAGAAATAAACAGGCAGACTAAACGATTTCGCAGACATAAAGTTACAGGTTCCACCGAGATTTGAAATCGAATCGCTGGATTCAGAGTCCAGAGTGCTAATCATTACACCATGGAACCTTAAAAACAAAGTATACGAACACGGCTTTCGCGCAGTGCAATTTGAATTACTATCAAAACAACGTATCCAAACTACAAAACCAGTGAAACATTAACGGGACAAAACACGATTTTAACAACCAACGGGATAAGTCATTCCATTTATACATATAAGGAAAATTGATTATTGACAACAATAACTACGTTTACTTAACTGTTCATTATATTGCATTGGGATGCCGGTGAATATAAACGGTGAAACTGCATTCAAGGACATAACTAAGTATAGAAACGCTGATATCTAACAGAATGTGCAACGAGACTGACTTAGGTCTTGCGGTCTTTACACCAACAATGAAAGGCCGATTACGTTATACAATTTAGCTAGGTAATGACCACGCCCATATTAATTATCGCATGTCCTGACCTGACCGAAATCCCATAACATAAATGTAAACTCGTGCAGGGTCACTTAAACTCTATTTCATTTACCTCGTACTTTATGTCCAAGGCATCCGTAACAGTCTTCATCTTCTCCACGGGTACGTACTGTTCATCTTCGGTCGGACTTGTGCTCAATCGCGCGTCAAAGACTCTCTCTACGGCGACATTTCCTTCCCCTGCAACCGTACATATTGGAGGCAAAATACACAATCAACTGCAGGTCGAAAACGATGTCATCTTGCGTCTACGTTAGAAGGACGACCGAAATGTTGTGCATTTCCATGCAATAAGGTGAGGAACTTACAGTTTTGTGCTTCTCTGAATTCGTCGCAAACCTTAACTTCAGAAGCGATGTTTAGAGAACTGTCCGGCGTTCCCTCTTCGCATCCTCGCGCAGCCCTGAGCTCTCCCTCCATAACCAGTAACTTACATTTTAGCGCCTCGTTCTCTCTTTGGCTTCTGCACATTTCCAATCGTAATGAGGCAGACGCGTCGTCGACTAGTTTACAAATTTCTGCGAGTGCCGTTTTAGTTAAAACCTCCATGATGGAGGCCATCTGAACCTGAAAAGAAGCACAAGTCGCCATGTCTTGCTACTTACGTAAACTACACACAGTAGACACAGGTGAAACCATGCAGCGTACCATAGAGTTCAGTGGCTGAACCTAGAACGTGTCCATAGGAGCTGGAGAAGTAACGGGAAATAACCTCTAATGCGCATGTTCAGGGCAGGGCGAGTTATTTTGCGAACGTCAggaataatttaatacattaaaatgtgccGGATGATTCGTGATGATTTTGCGTTCTAACCTCGATGCAATAATATTATTTCTACAAGgagtacatattttttttatcacaaactgtctttttgcttcattgTATCTAGGCATCTTAGCATCAACCATTGAAGaaaactagcaacaaacacgTCGGATTCTCTTGAATATATCGGAAAAGACCCATTAGTCCATTGAGATacaaaaaatcataaatacaaAGGACGAGGGTACAGCACACTCAAAATCAAATACGTTGGCATAAGTTTCACTTATTTATTGCTGAGCATGTGATGAGAATCTGTGATGATCCCAGAACAGAAAAGGCCTGACAAAGTAAGCACCTTATAAAATGTGATCAAACTGTTCTACTCTGTGCCACGTAAGTGTAACTTAATTGCCCATCAGGGGTAGTAAATTCAATGATTTTGCTCAATGTTCCCCCCAGTTTTACTCCTCACTAGGAGTGAGTAAGTATGTGTTTCTGAAGAACATGATTCTGAGAAAAACTCTTGCCGCACAGCGTGCAACCTTACGGTTTCTCCCCGGTGTGCACCCTTTGGTGAGTCTTGAGATTGCACAGATGagcaaagctcttcccacactcgtcacagctgtgcagtttctctcatgtgtctctcctgtgtgcacaCTCTGGTGAGACTTGAGGTTGTACTTAGTGGCGACATCCTTTCCGCACAGGGTGCAACTGAACCGTTTCCCCCCATGATGGGTCACATGGTGTTGCTTAAGGGAGTCGGCGCCATCAAAGAGTTTCCCACAAAGTTTGCAAAGCAAGCGCTTCTCCCCAGCGTGGACTCTCTGGTGATGCTTAAGAACTATGAGATAGGCAAAGCTCTTATTGCACACCGTGCAGCGGAAGCATTTCTCTCTGGTTCATCTGTCATCGGTGAGTAATCTGGTGAGTTTTAAGATTGCTGATCTGGGAGAAGCTTTTACCGCGCTTGCTGTGAATCCGCTGGTGCTTTTCCGGGACGCTGGAGCAAGCGAAAGCTTTGCCGCTCTCTGAACAGCCGAAACGTTTCCCCGTGCCGTGCTGCTCCTCCTCGTGCGTCTGCAGCTCGAGAGCATCCGGGAACGTCTTCCTGCAGCACGTGCAGATGAACTCCTCCCGTCCCTCGATTCTCTGGCAACTCTCTGCTGCTGCCGACGTGCTGAAACTCTCCTCGCACAGGGTGCTTCCAGCACGCTGTCCCGGAGAACCCAGAGGGACCGCCATCTCTGCCGAAATGGCATCAGGCGCCCCGCcggggcggccattttgtttctgctcGAGgtgtgacatagctcaggaggtaagactgattgtctggcagtcggagggttgccggttcaaaccccgccctgggcatgtcgaagtgtccttgagcaagacacctaacacctaactgctctggcgaatgagaggcatcaattgtaaagcgctttggataaaagcactatataggcctaaatgcagtccatttaccatttaccatttacgttGGGCCCTCGTTCTTCTCAGAGCGCAGCCTCCGAGAAGCTCTGTAATGGCGAGGAGAGAATCGGTCGTTTGACCGCGCACCTCCAGGCTCCGAGCTTCCTCCGTGCATTTTGTTAATCTGAAGGTCTGAACACCAGCAAATCAAAACCTCTAAGACCAGCGTTTCTTCTTATGAACCTCCCAATcgccacaaaaacacagactggACCTGATTTAGACCACTGTCAGTGTACAATCTCTTTTCATCACGCCATTTTACTCtgcctaaacacacacacacacacagtgagcctTAATCCAACATAAGGTCACATATTAATTTGCTCTTTGAGTACACATATTCAGTTGTGCTGAAAAATTCACataaccattatttaattatataaaatacatagcTAATTAACGTTGCGCTCAATCTGCGCCAGAGATGATGAGCAACTACTTTGCTGGAAACCGCATATCTAATCATTTTTCCCAGGCGCCATAAAGTTCAGGTTCCACCGAGATTTGAACTCGGATCGCTGGATTCAGAGTCCAgtgctaaccattacaccatggAACCCCCACGACTAATGAATTGTAACAACCGAACAGGATTTCTGCGTCAAAAACCACCGTGTCTGTGAAACAGCATGTTGAGTCGTCTTGGGACAGATAAAACGCCTGGAAACATACTCCCCAAAATTTCTCCTGTTCATAGACACTGACCCTCTTTCAGCCTTGCTAGCAATAAATACAGGCTACCAGGCATATCCCGCATTTAAAGACGTGACCTTACGCATGTTCTTTTTTGCGCTTCGTTATGAATTGAGTAACGCCTGTGCGGCGCTCTGCTTAGCTCGCTGTCCCTCTTGTGCAACCGCAGGATCAACATACAGGTAAACAATCGGCAGCTCTGAGATTCTTGTTCTTTGTGAGACCCCATGTTTCATTAACGACACCAtgttctaataataataataatagttttggATAACGTTTTTCAAAAGCGAACTCAAAACACTGGACATCACGCTGGGGTGGGAAAGACACCATGAAAAATAACTGGGTTATGAAGTGAACGTAAGGAAAGTTGGCAAAGATCTGGTGCGTATTCGGTAACTGATTGTACGGggcaccattacattacaggcattatccagagcgacgtacaacaagtgcattagttcaaggtgcagaggtgtaaaagaaacacactacggtgaagtaaagatcgtagtgccagaagtgaccacacaGATCAGggctccaaccctgtagaggcACCACTTTCACAACTTACCCAGTGGCTTACCCAACGATGTCAGTTGAAGAGAGGATAGGcatatttcacaagatggctaccaaaaccggatgtagggatactttgtttccggttagcgttgctacggacgcaagtccatttctgacagcgaaaaattgagcctaaacagcgactgTGAGAACACGTCCCtaatagctctgccaaagttcactaTGGGTGAGAAAAATGTTCAAGCAACGGAAAACAACGCAGTGAGACTACAGTCATAGGCCTACTTTAACACTACGCTCCTCTTCTGGGCCCCCGATCTAGTATCACTTTATGTGAAAACTATCGATTTTCTCACACTCATGTTTCAATAGTATCATCGAGTACTTTCATCCTGCATTCGTATATCTTCACGCTGATGCTGTAGCTCTTATCATACAGTATCTCTTGCAGTCGTGCCGCAATTCTAGTTTACGATTTGCCACATCTTTACCGAATTAGCCAGGGCTTACCCagtgaactagacttgatgcTCACGGCTATGGGTAGCTGATAAGCTGTACATTAtgtgacctgtgttctgtagttgttccaacgaccgtcggtatgcacttattgtagcTACGTCGCTTtgggataaaagtgtctgccaaattaaaTGTAGTATAACGTAACACCGTTCACCGGAATTTACTTCAACATAATGGGCAGTAGATGTCAGCGTTAAGCAAATAGTGGAAGGGCACGCGACGGCCACATCAAGTTCCGTGGTTTTCTCCTCTAGACATGTAGGACTTCTTAACGTATGTAATTGCGACACCAGTACGCACGTCACAGTGCCCACAGTGAAGTGGCCTCTTTAACTTCACAATATCAGACGCAATTCTGAACGACAATGATCGTTATGAAAAAACACGTTTTATTTCTCATCCAAATGCAAagacttttcattttgtttaaaatcacTCCGTACACGCAATAAACTGACcttgagaaatatattttcgcTGCATCCAGTTACAATGACAAAGAAAATGGACAAGGAAGGTCTCAGTCAAAAGAAAAGTTAACATGTCATGCGTCATTATACTGGAAGCCAACACGTTTGGCATGTAGTCCTCATCCACATTTCTTTATTAATAAAACCAGCTAATGTCTACCAAAACAAGCTTATTTCCAATGAAAGCAAACAATATTGTTGGTCGTTCAATTCTCCCTTTGATTGAGCCCAAGTCTGggctttgattgacaggtcactCACAGGTCAGAACTGTAGTATTGGGTTTTGCTTCCTGGAAATGTACAGCAAGCTGCGGGGCCCAGTCTGTACTATAGCAGAGCCCAAGCTGCCAGTTCTGGCCCACTGGGGAGGGTGATGCTTGCATGCCAGTTTTACTAAAACATAAAATCCAAATCCAATTTATTGATGGTCATtggtaagatttttttttgttttttttttttaaaaaaggtgaacaattatacaataaaaatccatgccaaatattatttctcaaaatacagtgagctctataatACTTTGTGGGACAAATTGCCTCACAGGTGTCTCTGATTATGGAGGAGTGTGTTCAACTGCCTTCTCAGAGCAGGTATGTGGTTCTACGATTCCCTGAGCTGAGAAGGCCAGACTAAGTGAGCTCTGTGTAAAATGGGGTCCATGTGTTCTGCTCTGCGGCACATAAAGTGGAACTGCTCGCCGAGGAGGACAGGTTAAGATCTTTGATTTTCGCTCAAAGGTCCCCTAATTTTTTACACCGCGCTGTGAGACAGTATGTGTCTCTGAAGGCCGCTGTTCCAGGAGAAACTGCGGCCGCACAGCGAGCAACCGTACGGTTTCTCCCCGGTGTGCACCCTCTGGTGAGTCTTGAGGGTGCACAGATGggcaaagctcttcccacactcgtcacagctgtgtggtttctctcctGTATGCACACTCTGGTGAGACTTGAGATTGCACAGTTTggcaaagctcttcccacactcgtcacagctgtgtggtttctctcctgtgtggacACTCTGATGATACTTAAGGTCACAGAGACGGCCAAAGCTCTTACTGCACAACGTGCAGCGGAAGCATTTCTCTCTGGTGTGAGTAATCTGGTGAGTTTTAAGATTGCTGATCTGGGAGAACCTTTTACCGCACTTGCTGTGAATCCGCTGGTGCTTTTCCGCGCACAGGGTGCTTCCAGCACGCTGTCCCGGAGAACCCAGAGGGACCGCCATCTCTGCCGAAATGGCATCAGGCGCCTCGCCGGGGTGGCAATTATGTTCCTGCTCGAGGTGTGACGTTGGGCCCTCGTTCTTCTCAGAGCGCAGCCTCCGAGAAGCTCTGTAATGGCGAGGAGAGAATCGGTCATTTGACCGCGCACCTCCAGGCTCCGAGCTTCCTCCGTGCTGTCGGAGCATTTCCTGAACCTTTCCCGATCTGGTGGCCTTGCTCCACGCGCACTGGACCTCCAGCCCCTCTCCAGATCCTGGCAGGGGGTGTCCAGGGGTGAGAGGCTCCCTGTTGGGCTCCTGCTTCAGTTTGGCTTGCAGCCCCTTCTCTGGGTCTCCTGCAGGGCAGGGCTGCATGTgcagctcctccttctcctcacaGAGGGGTCCTTCACCACCGTTAGCAGCAGCTACGGCTGCCTCTGATGTGCCTGCGCAAAAATACAGCTATCTTGAAATCTAAACTGCTGTTAACTGCTGTTAATTGCTGTTAACATGACACAATAATATGACTGGATTAGCCATGATGGCCTTAGCGACTACAACCGGCGAAACctaattacaaatatattattaatcCCCACAGGAAATTACCACAGCTAGTCTCCTCAAAGATTTTCTGTTCTGCGTGTGATTGGCTCGTCTTTGGGTCCTCTTCCAGCCGATCCTTGCTGAGCGGCACAGATTCTGACCAATCCTGCTCCCCGTCTTCAGgctgacaaacaggaagtgtgaagaACACCAGCAAATCAAAGCCTTTAAGACCAGCATTTCTTCTTCTGAAcctgcctctcccccacccaaacaccaaCAGGAACCACTGACTGTGGACAAATGTTTTCATCACCTCACTTTACTacagtgcccacacacacacagacacaaggctAAAAACAACATGTGATGGGTGATtgggcctggctcacagttggctttccaactgatcccaaaggtgttggatggggttgaggtcagggctctgtgttgACCAGTTGACCATTCtacactgttctcgacaaaaccatatAATGTAAAACCACTTCTATATGGACTTTGCTGTGGGCCTGGGGGTaatgccatgctgaaacaggaaagggccttccccaaactgtccagaatgtgattgtataaGATAACCCTTAGCCCAACCCTTAGCCTAACCTAGCCCAAACCAAGGAAAACAGCTCCAGACCAAGAATTGTCATATAGTGCACTTAAGAACCATTACTTCACTGTGCCAGAAATAAACAGGCAGGCTAAACAATTTCGCAGACATATAGTTACAGGTTCCACCGAGATTTGAAATGGAATCGCTAGATTCAGAGTCCAGAGTGCTAATCATTACACCATGGAACCTTAAAAACAAAGTATACGAACACGGGTTTCGcgagaaaaaaatgttacttttactccgttatattcggctacattcggctcgttacttttattttttacccattttttattcaatgcacgttctgtttgtttcattctctcagagagacttcagccacagaggctgactggtctttgctttggcgCTGTCATAGCCCCACatgactccgtttcaccaatcaaacgtagccagtcacagcacacagaaggatgagcgggcgacaacaatggctgaaacaacagcgggtgattcgtaggaggcagaacacccctggcctcacgttcaaactatgttttacttacagactaccaaaaacagtagttacattatgcgctgccttctttgtctgcctagaaatgtggacagttcagcctacaagaactcaacttcgaacttgagaaaatatgtgacggtaagttgtaggttagttttggctgtggatagctaactatttgactgagtggtcatatattgtcttggacaatccgtttgggaaatatacgcgcattcgtgacgcctgggtatcttccaaaatagctgcgcgtaataccacacgccttgtttacggcgttgtcgcccttttttagtacagtctggcttgatttacaattcatttattcagtaggtgagagtataagctttctaacgacgtataacatgtctaattttgcttttggaatagcgttttttaggtcagcgtaaccaaaatttttcttatcagcGCATTCACTTATGCGTTCACtcacgaaacgtggtcaactattattcgtaatttcttgggaaatactattattattgaggacttctggacatagctaagccgcatgtttgctgatagacctagctgacatcgttttctggagcaaaacagaagcggattg
This region of Anguilla anguilla isolate fAngAng1 chromosome 5, fAngAng1.pri, whole genome shotgun sequence genomic DNA includes:
- the LOC118228486 gene encoding zinc finger protein 696-like isoform X2, translating into MATCASFQVQMASIMEVLTKTALAEICKLVDDASASLRLEMCRSQRENEALKCKLLVMEGELRAARGCEEGTPDSSLNIASEVKVCDEFREAQNWEGNVAVERVFDARLSTSPTEDEQYVPVEKMKTVTDALDIKYEPEDGEQDWSESVPLSKDWLEEDPKTSQSQAEQKIFEETSCGTSEAAVAAANGGEGPLCEEEEELHMQPCPAGDPEKGLQAELKQEPDGEPLTPGHPLPGSGEGLEVQCAWSKPTRSGKVQEMLRQHRGSSEPGGARSNDRFSPRHFRASWRLCSEKNEGPTSHLEQEQNGRPSRAPDAISAEMAVPLGSPGQRAGSTLCEESFNTSAEAESCQRIEGREELICTCCGKTFPDALELQTHEEKQHGTGKRFGCSESGKAFAYSSIQHKSFAYLHVLKHHQRVHAGEKRLLCKLCGKLFDGADSLKQHHVTHHGGKRFSCILCGKGFTAKSSLKSHQSVHTGEKPHSCDECGKTFAKLSSLKTHRRVHTGEKPHSCDECGKSFAQLCNLKTHQSVHTGEKPYGCMLCGKSFSQNHVLQKHILTHS
- the LOC118228486 gene encoding zinc finger protein 696-like isoform X1 is translated as MATCASFQVQMASIMEVLTKTALAEICKLVDDASASLRLEMCRSQRENEALKCKLLVMEGELRAARGCEEGTPDSSLNIASEVKVCDEFREAQNCTVAGEGNVAVERVFDARLSTSPTEDEQYVPVEKMKTVTDALDIKYEPEDGEQDWSESVPLSKDWLEEDPKTSQSQAEQKIFEETSCGTSEAAVAAANGGEGPLCEEEEELHMQPCPAGDPEKGLQAELKQEPDGEPLTPGHPLPGSGEGLEVQCAWSKPTRSGKVQEMLRQHRGSSEPGGARSNDRFSPRHFRASWRLCSEKNEGPTSHLEQEQNGRPSRAPDAISAEMAVPLGSPGQRAGSTLCEESFNTSAEAESCQRIEGREELICTCCGKTFPDALELQTHEEKQHGTGKRFGCSESGKAFAYSSIQHKSFAYLHVLKHHQRVHAGEKRLLCKLCGKLFDGADSLKQHHVTHHGGKRFSCILCGKGFTAKSSLKSHQSVHTGEKPHSCDECGKTFAKLSSLKTHRRVHTGEKPHSCDECGKSFAQLCNLKTHQSVHTGEKPYGCMLCGKSFSQNHVLQKHILTHS